The Aeromicrobium yanjiei genome includes a region encoding these proteins:
- a CDS encoding DUF3180 domain-containing protein: MRMSRPVPAVLIVALLGLGLVGGRLTPPLIVRLDGTPPRLGWIAPLLLLAGAVVVGMFAWSTWQTLHKKHERMTADHGIKMLSLAKSCAIVGALVAGFYGGYALAYLDSLDSVLGKERFVRGLAAAVASLLLMVTALLLERACRLPDDDEDEDGKGGKGGKDRPDPTPA; encoded by the coding sequence ATGAGGATGTCCCGACCGGTTCCCGCGGTCCTGATCGTCGCGCTGCTCGGCCTCGGGCTGGTGGGCGGGCGGCTGACCCCGCCGCTGATCGTCCGCCTCGACGGCACGCCGCCCCGGCTCGGCTGGATCGCCCCGCTGCTGCTGCTCGCCGGTGCGGTCGTGGTCGGCATGTTCGCGTGGAGCACGTGGCAGACCCTGCACAAGAAGCACGAGCGGATGACGGCCGACCACGGCATCAAGATGCTGTCGCTCGCCAAGTCCTGTGCGATCGTCGGGGCGCTCGTCGCGGGCTTCTACGGCGGCTACGCGCTGGCGTACCTCGACAGCTTGGACTCGGTGCTCGGCAAGGAGCGGTTCGTCCGCGGCCTCGCCGCTGCCGTCGCGAGCCTGCTGCTCATGGTCACGGCGCTGCTGCTCGAGCGGGCCTGTCGCCTGCCGGACGACGACGAGGACGAGGACGGCAAGGGCGGCAAGGGCGGCAAGGACCGCCCCGACCCGACCCCCGCCTGA
- the folK gene encoding 2-amino-4-hydroxy-6-hydroxymethyldihydropteridine diphosphokinase, with protein MTEAPTPYVLDADTMTGGMRPIRQAVLAIGSNLGGRLERLQSGVSALEDTPEVTVVAISSVYETDPVGAPDGSGKFLNAVVLIDTTLTVHTLLDRALAIEEAFGRERSEPGAPRTLDVDLIVVGDRVANDEHLVLPHPRAHERGFVLVPWLEVDPEGEIPGKGFVADLIADVDTSGVVKREDLEIIL; from the coding sequence GTGACCGAAGCACCCACCCCGTACGTCCTCGACGCCGACACGATGACCGGTGGCATGCGACCCATCCGGCAGGCGGTCCTGGCGATCGGCTCCAACCTGGGTGGTCGGCTCGAGCGTCTGCAGAGCGGTGTCTCGGCACTGGAGGACACCCCCGAGGTCACGGTCGTCGCGATCTCGTCGGTCTACGAGACCGATCCCGTCGGCGCTCCGGACGGATCGGGCAAGTTCCTCAACGCCGTGGTGCTCATCGACACGACCCTGACGGTCCACACGCTGCTGGACCGCGCGCTCGCGATCGAGGAGGCGTTCGGCCGTGAGCGCTCCGAGCCCGGCGCACCGCGCACCCTCGACGTCGACCTCATCGTGGTCGGCGACCGCGTGGCCAATGACGAGCACCTCGTGCTGCCGCACCCGCGCGCCCACGAGCGGGGCTTCGTGCTCGTGCCGTGGCTCGAGGTCGACCCCGAGGGTGAGATCCCGGGCAAGGGCTTCGTCGCCGATCTCATCGCGGACGTCGACACCAGCGGTGTGGTCAAGCGCGAGGATCTCGAGATCATCCTCTGA
- the folP gene encoding dihydropteroate synthase has translation MGVVNVTPDSFSDGGKWLDADTAIRHGLDLVEQGADLVDVGGESTRPGALRIDEDEELRRVLPVIEGLVAEGVVVSVDTMRAAVAQRSLEAGAALINDVSGGRADPRMRAVAAETDAPIVLMHWREHSDVMQQHTSYDDVVADVRAELGQQVDAAIAAGVDPARIVVDPGLGFSKTGEHNWIVLAHLDAFVEMGFPLLVAASRKRFLGDLLSRDGALRPVDGRDAATAAVTALAAAAGAWCIRVHDPAPSADAVRVAARLRQEGLR, from the coding sequence ATGGGCGTCGTCAACGTCACCCCCGACTCGTTCTCCGACGGCGGGAAGTGGCTCGACGCCGACACCGCGATCCGGCACGGCCTCGACCTGGTCGAGCAGGGAGCCGACCTGGTCGACGTCGGTGGGGAGTCGACCCGCCCCGGGGCGCTGCGCATCGACGAGGACGAGGAGCTGCGCCGGGTCCTGCCGGTCATCGAGGGACTCGTCGCCGAGGGGGTGGTCGTGTCGGTCGACACGATGCGCGCCGCGGTGGCCCAGCGCTCCCTGGAGGCAGGGGCGGCGCTGATCAACGACGTCTCGGGCGGCCGCGCCGATCCCCGGATGCGTGCGGTCGCAGCCGAGACGGACGCCCCGATCGTGCTGATGCACTGGCGGGAGCACTCCGACGTGATGCAGCAGCACACCAGCTACGACGACGTCGTCGCCGACGTCCGCGCCGAGCTCGGCCAGCAGGTCGACGCCGCGATCGCGGCCGGGGTCGACCCCGCCCGCATCGTGGTCGACCCGGGACTGGGCTTCTCCAAGACCGGCGAGCACAACTGGATCGTCCTGGCGCACCTCGACGCGTTCGTGGAGATGGGGTTTCCGCTGCTGGTCGCCGCGAGCCGCAAGCGCTTCCTCGGCGATCTGTTGTCCCGCGACGGCGCGCTGCGGCCGGTCGACGGACGGGACGCCGCGACCGCGGCCGTGACCGCCCTGGCCGCCGCGGCGGGCGCCTGGTGCATCCGGGTGCACGATCCGGCTCCCTCCGCCGACGCGGTCCGCGTCGCGGCGCGGCTGCGGCAGGAGGGCCTGCGATGA
- a CDS encoding NADH-quinone oxidoreductase subunit D: MNEVTASVGTGFATTDMVLNIGPQHPATHGVLRLRLTLDGERVKACEPIIGYMHRGTEKLFEVRDYRQIIVLANRHDWLSAFSSELGVVLAVEDMLGMQVPERATWIRTLLAELNRVLNHLMFLGSYPLELGAITPIFYAFRERETIQEVMEEVSGGRMHYMFNRVGGLKEDIPAGWTGRASAAIATVRSRLGELEDLIFGNEIFRARTVGVGVLSPALVEAYGVSGPIARASGLDLDLRRDEPYLAYGELQDVLRVPVRTEGDCHARFAVLLEQTKVSLDLADACLARLAELEPGPVNVRLPKILKAPEGSTYVWTENPLGLNGYYLVSRGEKTPWRLKLRTASFNNVAVLPEIVGGTVVADLVAILGSMFFVVGDVDK, translated from the coding sequence ATGAACGAGGTCACCGCGAGTGTCGGGACGGGCTTCGCCACGACCGACATGGTGCTCAACATCGGCCCGCAGCACCCCGCGACCCACGGCGTCCTGCGGCTGCGGCTGACACTCGACGGTGAACGGGTCAAGGCCTGCGAGCCGATCATCGGCTACATGCACCGCGGCACCGAGAAGCTCTTCGAGGTGCGCGACTACCGCCAGATCATCGTGCTGGCCAACCGGCACGACTGGCTGAGCGCCTTCTCCAGCGAGCTGGGCGTCGTGCTCGCGGTCGAGGACATGCTGGGCATGCAGGTCCCCGAGCGGGCCACCTGGATCCGGACGCTGCTGGCCGAGCTGAACCGCGTGCTCAACCACCTGATGTTCCTCGGGTCGTATCCCCTCGAGCTGGGCGCGATCACGCCGATCTTCTACGCGTTCCGCGAGCGCGAGACGATCCAGGAGGTCATGGAGGAGGTCTCCGGCGGGCGGATGCACTACATGTTCAACCGGGTCGGCGGGCTCAAGGAGGACATCCCCGCGGGGTGGACCGGGCGGGCGTCCGCCGCGATCGCGACCGTGCGGTCACGGCTCGGCGAGCTCGAGGACCTGATCTTCGGCAACGAGATCTTCCGGGCCCGCACGGTCGGGGTGGGGGTGCTGTCACCCGCGCTCGTCGAGGCGTACGGGGTCTCCGGGCCGATCGCCCGGGCGTCCGGGCTCGACCTGGACCTGCGGCGCGACGAGCCCTATCTCGCGTACGGCGAGCTGCAGGACGTCCTGCGGGTGCCGGTGCGGACCGAGGGCGACTGCCACGCCCGGTTCGCGGTGCTGCTGGAGCAGACCAAGGTCTCCCTCGACCTCGCCGACGCGTGCCTCGCCCGGCTGGCCGAGCTCGAGCCGGGGCCGGTCAACGTACGTCTGCCCAAGATCCTGAAGGCGCCCGAGGGCTCCACGTACGTCTGGACCGAGAACCCGCTCGGGCTCAACGGCTACTACCTCGTGTCGCGGGGCGAGAAGACGCCGTGGCGGCTGAAGCTGCGCACCGCCTCGTTCAACAACGTCGCCGTCCTGCCCGAGATCGTCGGCGGAACCGTCGTCGCCGACCTCGTCGCGATCCTCGGCTCGATGTTCTTCGTCGTCGGCGACGTCGACAAGTAA
- a CDS encoding nuclear transport factor 2 family protein, producing MSESALAVHRAFYDAVETGDADLMASLWVDHPDVSCVHPGALPLRGTGAVLRSWTVLMANVSYIQFFLTDVDVTTFPLEAAEPTTAVIVCTENILSGEGMSSPDAFAGGKALCTSILVRDPSGSRTAGDWKLWSRHASPIAELGREDD from the coding sequence ATGAGCGAGAGCGCGCTGGCCGTCCACCGCGCGTTCTACGACGCGGTCGAGACCGGCGACGCCGATCTCATGGCGTCGCTGTGGGTCGACCACCCGGACGTGTCGTGCGTCCACCCCGGGGCGCTCCCGCTGCGGGGCACCGGTGCGGTGCTGAGGTCCTGGACCGTGCTGATGGCCAACGTCAGCTACATCCAGTTCTTCCTGACCGACGTCGACGTGACGACGTTCCCGCTGGAGGCCGCGGAGCCGACCACGGCGGTGATCGTCTGCACCGAGAACATCCTCTCCGGCGAGGGCATGTCGTCGCCGGACGCCTTCGCGGGAGGCAAGGCACTGTGCACCAGTATCTTGGTGCGTGACCCCTCGGGAAGCAGGACGGCGGGCGACTGGAAGCTCTGGTCGCGCCACGCCTCCCCGATCGCCGAGCTGGGCAGGGAGGACGACTAG
- the ftsH gene encoding ATP-dependent zinc metalloprotease FtsH, with protein MNFKRLFKGPWLWIILITIIVISVVSVSSSADGYKKVDTATMVNYLEGGKVKDVTFVEGDQQIQATLNDDKKVKAKFLGDQGARLVQQAEQEVKDKKLKTFDVEVPKTNPFVSLLIGILPFILIFGLIFFLMNNAAGGGGRVMQFAKSKAKLMSKDTPKTTFSDVAGADEAIEELAEIKEFLQEPAKFQAVGAKIPKGVLLYGPPGTGKTLLARAVAGEAGVPFYSISGSDFVEMFVGVGASRVRDLFEQAKENAPAIIFIDEIDAVGRHRGTGMGGGHDEREQTLNQLLVEMDGFDVRGGVILIAATNRPDVLDPALLRPGRFDRQIGVEAPDLAGRTQILKVHSRGKPIAPGVDLEAVARRTPGFSGADLANVLNEAALLTARNGAKTIDNAALDEAIDRVISGPQKRSRLMNENERRITAYHEGGHALVAAALPQSDPVHKITILPRGRALGYTMVLPDEDKYSQTRAELLDKLAYMMGGRAAEELVFHDPTTGAGNDIEKATNLARAMVTQYGMTERLGAVRLGENEGQPFLGRDIGHARNYSEAVAAVVDEEINKLITFAHQEAFDILHENRHVLDTLVTELLEKETLDKEQVARIFEPLVRRPVRPAWTGSETRVPDTRPPVATLPGKSYSGEGNTPIVVGPDSGVDAPPPAGPAPIDGPELT; from the coding sequence ATGAACTTCAAGCGCCTCTTCAAGGGCCCCTGGCTCTGGATCATCCTCATCACGATCATCGTGATCAGCGTCGTGTCCGTCTCGTCGTCCGCGGACGGCTACAAGAAGGTCGACACCGCCACGATGGTGAACTACCTCGAGGGCGGCAAGGTCAAGGACGTCACCTTCGTCGAGGGGGACCAGCAGATCCAGGCGACCCTCAACGACGACAAGAAGGTCAAGGCGAAATTCCTCGGCGACCAGGGTGCGCGGCTCGTGCAGCAGGCCGAGCAGGAGGTCAAGGACAAGAAGCTCAAGACGTTCGACGTCGAGGTGCCCAAGACCAACCCCTTCGTCTCCCTGCTGATCGGCATCTTGCCCTTCATCCTCATCTTCGGCCTGATCTTCTTCCTGATGAACAACGCCGCGGGCGGCGGCGGACGCGTCATGCAGTTCGCCAAGTCCAAGGCCAAGCTCATGAGCAAGGACACCCCCAAGACCACGTTCTCCGACGTCGCGGGCGCTGACGAGGCGATCGAGGAGCTCGCCGAGATCAAGGAGTTCCTCCAGGAGCCGGCCAAGTTCCAGGCCGTCGGCGCCAAGATCCCCAAGGGCGTCCTGCTCTACGGTCCTCCCGGCACCGGCAAGACCCTCCTCGCGCGCGCCGTCGCCGGCGAGGCGGGCGTGCCCTTCTACTCGATCTCGGGCTCCGACTTCGTCGAGATGTTCGTCGGAGTCGGCGCCAGCCGCGTCCGCGACCTGTTCGAGCAGGCCAAGGAGAACGCCCCCGCGATCATCTTCATCGACGAGATCGACGCGGTCGGACGCCACCGAGGCACCGGCATGGGCGGCGGCCACGACGAGCGCGAGCAGACCCTCAACCAGCTGCTCGTCGAGATGGACGGCTTCGACGTCCGTGGCGGGGTCATCCTCATCGCCGCGACCAACCGGCCCGACGTCCTCGACCCCGCGCTGCTGCGTCCGGGTCGCTTCGACCGGCAGATCGGCGTCGAGGCGCCCGATCTCGCGGGCCGCACCCAGATCCTCAAGGTGCACTCGCGCGGCAAGCCGATCGCGCCCGGTGTCGACCTCGAGGCCGTCGCCCGGCGCACCCCCGGCTTCTCGGGTGCCGACCTGGCCAACGTCCTCAACGAGGCCGCGCTGCTCACGGCACGCAACGGCGCCAAGACGATCGACAACGCAGCCCTCGACGAGGCCATCGACCGCGTCATCTCCGGCCCGCAGAAGCGCAGCCGCCTGATGAACGAGAACGAGCGACGCATCACGGCGTACCACGAGGGCGGGCACGCACTCGTCGCCGCCGCGCTGCCGCAGAGCGATCCGGTCCACAAGATCACGATCCTGCCGCGCGGGCGTGCGCTGGGCTACACGATGGTGCTGCCCGATGAGGACAAGTACTCCCAGACGCGCGCCGAGCTGCTCGACAAGCTCGCGTACATGATGGGTGGTCGCGCCGCGGAGGAGCTCGTGTTCCACGACCCGACGACGGGCGCAGGCAACGACATCGAGAAGGCCACCAACCTGGCACGCGCGATGGTCACGCAGTACGGCATGACCGAGCGCCTCGGTGCGGTCCGCCTCGGCGAGAACGAGGGTCAGCCCTTCCTCGGCCGCGACATCGGCCACGCGCGCAACTACTCCGAGGCCGTCGCGGCGGTCGTGGACGAGGAGATCAACAAGCTGATCACCTTCGCCCACCAGGAGGCGTTCGACATCCTGCACGAGAACCGGCACGTCCTCGACACGCTCGTGACCGAGCTGCTGGAGAAGGAGACCCTCGACAAGGAGCAGGTCGCGCGGATCTTCGAGCCCCTGGTCCGTCGCCCCGTGCGTCCGGCCTGGACCGGCTCCGAGACCCGGGTGCCCGACACCCGGCCGCCGGTCGCGACGCTGCCGGGCAAGTCGTACAGCGGCGAGGGGAACACCCCGATCGTGGTCGGTCCCGACAGCGGCGTCGACGCGCCGCCCCCGGCCGGTCCGGCCCCCATCGACGGCCCCGAGCTGACATGA
- the hpt gene encoding hypoxanthine phosphoribosyltransferase, giving the protein MDLKHVESDLDLEQTLFTEEQIVERLKQMATQIQADYEGKDLLLVGVLKGAVMVMADLARSLDRHVEMDWMAVSSYGSGTKSSGVVRILKDLDTDLNGRHVLIVEDIIDTGLTLSWLITNLRSRGPASVEIATLLRKPEAQQMDVEVKYVGFDIPNAFVVGYGLDYDERYRNLRCIGTLAPHVYS; this is encoded by the coding sequence GTGGATCTCAAGCATGTGGAAAGCGACCTCGACCTCGAGCAGACCCTCTTCACCGAGGAGCAGATCGTCGAGCGTCTGAAGCAGATGGCGACCCAGATCCAGGCTGACTACGAGGGCAAGGACCTGCTGCTGGTCGGCGTCCTCAAGGGCGCGGTCATGGTCATGGCCGATCTCGCGCGCAGCCTGGACCGGCACGTCGAGATGGACTGGATGGCGGTGTCGTCGTACGGCTCCGGCACCAAGTCCTCGGGTGTCGTGCGCATCCTCAAGGATCTCGACACCGACCTCAACGGTCGTCACGTCCTGATCGTCGAGGACATCATCGACACCGGCCTGACCCTGTCGTGGCTCATCACCAACCTGCGGTCGCGCGGTCCGGCGTCCGTCGAGATCGCGACCCTCCTGCGCAAGCCCGAGGCCCAGCAGATGGACGTCGAGGTCAAGTACGTCGGCTTCGACATCCCCAATGCGTTCGTCGTCGGCTACGGGCTGGACTACGACGAGCGCTACCGCAACCTGCGCTGCATCGGCACCCTCGCGCCGCACGTGTACTCCTAG
- the folE gene encoding GTP cyclohydrolase I FolE, which translates to MTVDIPRAEAAVRELLFAVGEDPDREGLRDTPKRVAKSYVELLAGLDQDPEDVLTAVFEVGHDELVLVKDIEMWSMCEHHLVPFFGVAHVGYIPAEAGNVTGLSKLARLVDVFARRPQVQERLTTQIADSLVSVLKPRGVIVVIEAEHLCMAMRGVRKGGAKTVTSAVRGQLRDATTRAEAMGLITAR; encoded by the coding sequence ATGACGGTCGACATCCCGCGCGCAGAGGCAGCGGTCCGCGAGCTGCTCTTCGCGGTCGGGGAGGACCCCGATCGCGAGGGTCTGCGTGACACGCCCAAGCGGGTCGCCAAGTCGTACGTCGAGCTGCTCGCCGGGCTCGACCAGGACCCCGAGGACGTCCTCACCGCGGTCTTCGAGGTCGGCCACGACGAGCTCGTGCTGGTCAAGGACATCGAGATGTGGTCGATGTGCGAGCACCACCTCGTGCCGTTCTTCGGGGTCGCCCACGTGGGCTACATCCCCGCGGAGGCCGGCAACGTGACGGGCCTGTCCAAGCTCGCCCGCCTCGTCGACGTGTTCGCGCGTCGCCCGCAGGTGCAGGAGCGGCTCACGACGCAGATCGCCGACTCGCTCGTGTCGGTGCTGAAGCCCCGCGGCGTGATCGTCGTGATCGAGGCCGAGCACCTGTGCATGGCGATGCGTGGCGTCCGCAAGGGTGGGGCCAAGACCGTCACCAGCGCCGTCCGCGGCCAGCTGCGCGACGCCACGACGCGCGCCGAGGCCATGGGCCTCATCACGGCGCGCTAG
- the tilS gene encoding tRNA lysidine(34) synthetase TilS, with translation MGGALDPVVAAGRNQVRRVLADLGAGSRLVVGASGGADSLALAAVTAFVASRESWSLHAVVVDHGLQAGSREVAAVAADQLATLGVDAEVVTVEVGTDGGPEAAARAARLAALADAAGRTDADAILLAHTLDDQAETVLLGLGRGSGPRSIAGMAERDGPWRRPFLTLRRADTEQICRASGLTWWVDPHNSDPAYRRSRIRTEVMPVLEDVLDGGVAGALARTADQVRADNDLLDDLAAQVGEPHDVRTLGSLPPALRSRVLRRAALAAGADPSALGAVHLAGLDRLVTSWRGQQRIELPGGVSAGRTGPSLTFTTTPVGQ, from the coding sequence GTGGGAGGGGCGCTCGACCCGGTCGTCGCGGCCGGACGCAACCAGGTCCGCCGGGTGCTGGCCGACCTCGGGGCGGGGTCCCGACTGGTCGTGGGGGCCTCGGGCGGCGCGGACTCGCTCGCACTGGCGGCCGTGACGGCATTCGTCGCGTCGCGCGAGAGCTGGAGCCTGCACGCCGTGGTCGTGGACCACGGGCTCCAGGCGGGCTCCCGCGAGGTGGCCGCCGTGGCCGCCGATCAGCTGGCGACCCTCGGAGTGGACGCCGAGGTGGTCACGGTCGAGGTCGGCACCGACGGCGGGCCCGAGGCGGCGGCCCGTGCAGCGCGACTCGCGGCACTGGCCGACGCCGCCGGACGCACGGACGCCGACGCGATCCTGCTGGCCCACACCCTGGACGACCAGGCCGAGACCGTGCTCCTCGGGCTCGGTCGCGGCTCGGGCCCCCGCTCGATCGCCGGGATGGCCGAGCGCGACGGGCCGTGGCGCCGGCCGTTCCTGACCCTCCGCCGCGCCGACACCGAGCAGATCTGCCGCGCCTCGGGGCTCACGTGGTGGGTCGACCCGCACAACAGCGACCCCGCCTACCGCAGGTCGCGGATCCGCACCGAGGTCATGCCGGTGCTGGAGGACGTCCTCGACGGGGGCGTCGCGGGGGCCCTCGCGCGTACGGCCGATCAGGTGCGGGCCGACAACGACCTGCTCGACGACCTCGCGGCGCAGGTCGGCGAGCCCCACGACGTACGCACCCTGGGCTCCCTGCCGCCCGCGCTCCGCTCGCGGGTCCTGCGCCGCGCCGCGCTGGCCGCCGGCGCCGACCCGTCCGCCCTGGGTGCCGTGCACCTGGCCGGCCTCGACCGCCTGGTCACCAGCTGGCGGGGACAGCAGCGGATCGAGCTCCCCGGCGGGGTCAGCGCCGGCCGGACGGGCCCTTCCCTCACGTTCACCACGACGCCTGTGGGACAGTGA
- the folB gene encoding dihydroneopterin aldolase: protein MAIPDGLDRIDLRGIAAHGHHGVFEQERRDGQTFVVDVSLGLDLGPAAREHDLTKTVHYGVLAQQIHDAIVNDPVDLIETVALRMVDLCLAEEPVRWASVTVHKPEAPIAVTFHDVAVTIERSKL from the coding sequence ATGGCCATCCCCGACGGGCTCGACCGGATCGACCTGCGCGGCATCGCCGCACACGGGCACCACGGCGTGTTCGAGCAGGAGCGGCGCGACGGCCAGACCTTCGTCGTCGACGTCAGCCTGGGTCTCGACCTCGGCCCCGCCGCGCGCGAGCACGACCTGACCAAGACCGTGCACTACGGGGTCCTGGCGCAGCAGATACACGATGCCATCGTGAACGATCCCGTGGACCTCATCGAGACGGTCGCGCTCCGTATGGTGGACTTGTGCCTGGCCGAAGAGCCGGTCCGATGGGCTAGCGTGACGGTGCACAAACCCGAGGCGCCCATCGCGGTGACGTTCCACGACGTCGCCGTCACGATAGAGCGGAGCAAACTGTGA
- a CDS encoding DUF885 domain-containing protein produces the protein MTDQRIPTPMDDLAEGWLETLLELEPELHVHLGRPGREAEYADRSPDGVAAYADAARATLARVRTTAVEDDTDAITQAELIRTLELDVEKIEAGFWQRDLNVIASPSQDFRDIFDLMGTETEQDWSHVAKRMHNVPAAMSGYLASLRIGIAAGNVPAIRQVREVAAQARKQVGPDSFFAELAARADVPSSLKADLEAGARAASEAYETMVEFLERDLAPVAPEQDAVGREHYALASRSFVGAEIDLDETYEWGIDELRRMVEEQESIAAQIVPGGSVADAIAHLESDPERKLHGTEALQAWMQETSDRAVAELGRTHFDIPEPMRRLECMIAPTQEGGIYYTPPSEDFERAGRMWWSVPEGITEFDTWRELTTVYHEGVPGHHLQCGLAAYNSAQLNGWRRLNWNSGHGEGWALYAERLMADLGYLDDPADRLGMLDGQRMRAARVVLDIGVHLQKPKPDGSGTWTGEDAFAFMAQHVNMNDSFVRFEVNRYLGWAGQAPSYKVGQRMWEQLRDEWVDKHGADPRSGGLKEFHRQALAVGSIGLGTLRSALLA, from the coding sequence ATGACGGACCAGCGCATCCCGACGCCCATGGACGACCTCGCGGAGGGGTGGCTCGAGACGCTCCTGGAGCTCGAGCCGGAGCTGCACGTCCACCTCGGACGCCCGGGCCGCGAGGCGGAGTACGCCGACCGGTCGCCGGACGGGGTCGCGGCCTATGCCGACGCGGCCCGGGCCACCCTCGCCCGGGTACGCACGACAGCCGTCGAGGACGACACCGACGCGATCACGCAGGCCGAGCTCATCCGCACCCTCGAGCTCGACGTCGAGAAGATCGAGGCCGGGTTCTGGCAGCGCGATCTCAACGTCATCGCCTCGCCCAGCCAGGACTTCCGCGACATCTTCGACCTCATGGGCACCGAGACCGAGCAGGACTGGTCACACGTCGCGAAGCGGATGCACAACGTCCCCGCGGCGATGTCGGGCTACCTGGCCTCGCTGCGCATCGGCATCGCCGCGGGCAACGTCCCGGCGATCCGCCAGGTGCGCGAGGTCGCGGCCCAGGCCCGCAAGCAGGTCGGGCCCGACAGCTTCTTCGCCGAGCTGGCCGCCCGCGCGGACGTCCCCTCTTCGCTGAAGGCCGACCTCGAGGCCGGAGCCCGCGCCGCCTCCGAGGCGTACGAGACGATGGTCGAGTTCCTCGAGCGCGATCTCGCACCTGTCGCCCCGGAGCAGGACGCCGTGGGCCGCGAGCACTACGCACTGGCCTCGCGATCGTTCGTCGGCGCCGAGATCGACCTCGACGAGACGTACGAGTGGGGCATCGACGAGCTGCGCCGCATGGTCGAGGAGCAGGAGAGCATCGCGGCGCAGATCGTCCCGGGCGGCAGCGTCGCGGACGCGATCGCCCACCTCGAGAGCGATCCGGAGCGCAAGCTGCACGGCACCGAGGCGCTGCAGGCCTGGATGCAGGAGACCAGCGACCGCGCGGTCGCCGAGCTCGGACGTACGCACTTCGACATTCCCGAGCCGATGCGCCGACTCGAGTGCATGATCGCGCCCACCCAGGAGGGCGGCATCTACTACACGCCGCCGAGCGAGGACTTCGAGCGCGCGGGCCGCATGTGGTGGAGCGTCCCGGAGGGGATCACCGAGTTCGACACCTGGCGCGAGCTCACGACGGTCTATCACGAGGGCGTCCCCGGCCATCACCTCCAGTGCGGGCTCGCGGCGTACAACAGCGCCCAGCTCAACGGCTGGCGACGGCTCAACTGGAACTCCGGGCACGGCGAGGGCTGGGCGCTGTACGCCGAGCGGCTCATGGCCGACCTGGGCTACCTCGACGACCCGGCCGACCGGCTGGGCATGCTCGACGGCCAGCGGATGAGGGCCGCCCGCGTGGTGCTCGACATCGGCGTGCACCTGCAGAAGCCCAAGCCCGACGGCAGCGGCACCTGGACCGGTGAGGACGCCTTCGCGTTCATGGCCCAGCACGTCAACATGAATGACTCGTTCGTCCGCTTCGAGGTCAACCGCTATCTCGGCTGGGCCGGGCAGGCGCCGTCGTACAAGGTCGGCCAGCGGATGTGGGAGCAGCTGCGCGACGAGTGGGTCGACAAGCACGGCGCCGATCCTCGCTCCGGCGGACTCAAGGAGTTCCACCGCCAGGCTCTCGCGGTCGGCAGCATCGGCCTCGGCACCCTCCGCTCGGCCCTCCTCGCCTGA